A genomic stretch from Oryzias latipes chromosome 24, ASM223467v1 includes:
- the rps6kc1 gene encoding ribosomal protein S6 kinase delta-1 isoform X2 translates to MTSGHTSPNQPHGGATNISSSCSPRLPSFHERHTPSSAPVPASSAHLSEVTRPGQTPLLPTGLTKASAANTKDLKSDYLEKASELICLAVEKEKHQDYQAAFSYYRSGVDLLLQGVQEESSSERREAVKKKTAEYLMRAEQISSHFLKSSMGQGSTQTVAFGVQCCSSSRGGQQSPSDELTAYRVLGVIDKVLLVMDKRTQETLILKGLRKSSDCGRPRKTIMPHSVPHMVKLRKFIICEDTIFLLLQYAEGGKLWSHITKYLHKSSPDDSFDIPFIQKSHTAAVHSPQHTIPRLEVDSGSTDPGPAAGSDCHQSQQEEGQRPFGSPLKSSLPPGVAEPTWARSDSGATSEEECTNSYLTLCNEYEQDKVEPDALEEEEDDDDKSEQDMLSLEVPTAATTRSSQSHSLMSNDSLSSPVSSQELGFFGELSEKSVHAPNSEQCRSEENEQSDVFSPLRSPVAPLSLDQSKHTPMEFFRIDSKDSASEVTCLDSAAPHKQTPPFSTCDLGSDTTENLPELAQGVRGPALEFWGLDCSDKGSNESVPVISFKEAAVEEEACPPDLLVNLPAVGGNQDSAQEELKTSGVCLGLEVTASPQKCIQPDVLQLHSQPEDRDDQQKPFLFCVDSAVAGSSVLSPPLESLLDDGLVHSQEAPEKVHDPPVGQTGDLHVDSFTPDTANQKLEPCTTLNTDVDPDRSGPDSPPAMDGAHACAPFENLLGLDGERSELLSKADGSAHEKDVSRLFAELDELSLAASQVHIPEEFVRSWAAELVMALSCLHQEGIICKDLNPNNILLDHQGHVQLTYFCSWYDVEESCDKEAVPSMFCAPEVGGISEETESCDWWSLGAVLFELLTGVSLLRCHPAGIGRHTALNIPESVSEEARSLLEQLLQYNPTERLGAGVGGVDDIKSHPFFASVEWPE, encoded by the exons GTGGAAAAGGAAAAGCATCAGGACTACCAGGCAGCTTTTTCATACTACCGCAGTGGAGTCGACCTGCTGCTGCAAGGAGTGCAAG AGGAGTCGAGCTCCGAGCGCAGAGAAGCCGTGAAGAAGAAGACGGCCGAGTATTTGATGCGCGCTGAACAAATATCCAGTCACTTTTTGAAAAGCAGCATGGGTCAAGGATCCACACAAACGGTG GCCTTTGGGGTTCAGTGCTGCTCTTCCAGCAGAGGAGGGCAGCAAAGTCCGTCTGATGAGCTGACAGCTTACAGGGTGCTAGGCGTTATAGATAAG GTTCTGCTGGTCATGGACAAGAGAACACAGGAGACGCTCATCCTGAAA GGCCTGAGGAAAAGCAGCGACTGTGGGCGACCCAGAAAGACCATCATGCCTCACTCGGTGCCCCACATGGTGAAACTAAGAAAGTTTATCATCTGTGAAGACACAATCTTTCTTCTGCTGCAGTACGCTGAAG GGGGAAAGCTTTGGTCTCACATCACTAAATACCTTCATAAGTCCAGCCCAGATGACAGCTTTGACATCCCTTTCATCCAGAAGAGCCACACAGCCGCCGTACACTCTCCTCAACACACAATACCACGATTGGAAGTGGACTCAGGCAGCACTGATCctggtcctgctgctggttcAGATTGTCATCAGAGTCAGCAAGAGGAAGGGCAGCGGCCCTTTGGGTCTCCTCTGAAAAGCTCCCTCCCTCCTGGAGTCGCTGAACCAACGTGGGCTCGCTCAGACTCTGGAGCCACGTCTGAGGAGGAGTGTACCAACAGCTATTTGACTCTTTGCAATGAGTATGAGCAGGACAAGGTAGAACCAGATGcactggaggaagaggaagacgaTGATGACAAAAGTGAACAGGACATGCTCTCGTTGGAGGTGCCGACTGCTGCAACCACCAGGTCCTCGCAAAGCCACTCTTTAATGAGCAACGACAGCCTCTCCTCACCCGTCAGCTCGCAGGAACTCGGCTTCTTCGGCGagttgtctgagaaaagtgtccACGCCCCCAACAGTGAGCAGTGTCGCAGCGAAGAAAATGAGCAAAGTGACGTTTTCAGTCCTTTACGCTCCCCCGTTGCGCCTCTTTCATTGGATCAGTCCAAGCACACGCCGATGGAGTTTTTCCGCATTGACAGTAAAGACAGCGCAAGCGAAGTGACCTGCCTGGATTCAGCAGCTCCTCATAAGCAGACGCCGCCGTTTTCTACATGTGACCTGGGCTCAGACACCACAGAGAATCTTCCAGAGCTGGCTCAGGGAGTGAGGGGTCCTGCTTTGGAGTTTTGGGGGCTGGACTGTAGCGATAAAGGCTCAAACGAGTCAGTGCCTGTCATCTCGTTTAAGGAGGCCGCCGTCGAGGAGGAGGCCTGTCCACCTGACTTACTCGTAAACCTTCCAGCTGTGGGCGGGAATCAGGACTCTGCACAGGAGGAACTGAAAACCTCAGGAGTGTGTTTGGGGCTTGAAGTAACAGCTTCCCCCCAAAAGTGCATCCAGCCGGACGTTTTGCAGCTTCATAGTCAGCCTGAGGACAGAGACGATCAGCAGAAACCTTTTCTGTTCTGTGTAGACTCTGCAGTTGCTGGTTCAAGTGTTTTGTCACCTCCTTTGGAGTCACTATTGGACGACGGCTTGGTACATAGCCAGGAAGCTCCGGAAAAAGTCCATGATCCCCCTGTAGGTCAAACTGGCGACCTCCATGTTGACTCCTTCACTCCAGATACAGCGAATCAGAAACTAGAGCCATGTACCACATTAAACACTGATGTGGATCCAGACCGTAGTGGCCCAGACTCTCCCCCAGCCATGGACGGGGCGCACGCCTGTGCACCGTTTGAAAATTTGCTCGGCCTCGATGGAGAAAGATCGGAACTTCTTTCCAAGGCCGATGGCAGTGCGCACGAGAAAGACGTGTCCCGCCTGTTTGCAGAGCTGGACGAGCTTTCCCTGGCAGCATCTCAAGTTCATATTCCAGAAGAGTTTGTTCGGAGCTGGGCTGCAGAGTTGGTGATGGCTCTGAGCTGCCTGCACCAAGAGGGCATCATCTGCAAGGACCTGAACCCCAACAACATCCTTCTTGACCACCAAG GTCATGTTCAGCTCACCTACTTCTGCAGCTGGTACGACGTGGAAGAGTCCTGTGACAAGGAGGCCGTCCCCAGCATGTTCTGTGCTCCAG AGGTGGGAGGCATCAGCGAGGAGACTGAATCATGCGATTGGTGGAGTTTGGGAGCCGTCCTCTTTGAGCTCCTGACAGGCGTG TCGCTGCTGCGCTGCCATCCAGCAGGAATCGGTCGCCACACCGCTCTCAACATTCCCGAGTCTGTTTCAGAGGAGGCCAGGTCTCTGCTGGAACAG CTGCTCCAGTACAACCCGACGGAGAGGCTTGGGGCAGGCGTTGGGGGGGTGGATGATATCAAGTCCCACCCCTTCTTTGCCTCAGTGGAATGGCCCGAATGA